The Candidatus Cloacimonas sp. genome has a segment encoding these proteins:
- a CDS encoding DUF2089 family protein, translating to MYLATCPICKGELKINELHCPHCNISFKGSFENSWLAELDAGQLEFIRLFLIVQGNLKELQNQLGISYPTVKNRLGEIIGIITKKEPVTDTVIDILSDLNEGFVDVEEAISMIEQRRKK from the coding sequence ATGTATTTGGCAACCTGTCCTATTTGCAAAGGTGAGCTGAAAATTAACGAACTGCACTGTCCTCATTGCAACATAAGTTTTAAGGGCAGTTTTGAAAATAGTTGGCTGGCAGAACTGGATGCCGGTCAATTGGAGTTTATCCGTTTATTTTTAATCGTTCAGGGAAACCTGAAGGAGCTTCAAAATCAATTGGGAATATCCTATCCCACAGTAAAAAATCGCTTAGGAGAAATTATCGGAATAATCACTAAAAAAGAACCTGTAACCGATACGGTGATTGATATTCTTTCCGATTTAAATGAGGGCTTTGTAGATGTAGAAGAAGCAATTTCTATGATTGAACAAAGGAGGAAAAAATGA
- the lpxB gene encoding lipid-A-disaccharide synthase encodes MIRKDSYKIFWLAGESSADLHSELVMKALNDKFGNLTHIGIGGPRMQRQGLKPIFPFDKFAVMGFVEVLKHLFFFFKVQQKISKLFSTEKFDLAILVDYPGLNLRIAKMADEMRIPVLYFICPQFWAWKHKRVYQLKDSVRYVACILPFEEELLRIHDINSVYVGHPIAEEIKFELDRESFARFFGINPDKKWIGFFPGSRNNEITKMLPVYLKTVAKWDTNEYELLFSKSRSVNHQLYMSYIENYKQIKLIDGYNYEMMKYCEALICTSGTVTLEAAYIGTPMVICYKSSWLSYLIGKHFVRIKKIGLPNIVLNADILPELVQKDMNPENIYNACKRILDNPEKNAAIRKELLKLRAMLSDKHPSIEMPKIIHHLFDTYG; translated from the coding sequence ATGATTCGGAAAGATAGCTATAAAATATTCTGGTTGGCGGGGGAAAGTTCTGCCGATTTGCATTCCGAACTGGTGATGAAAGCATTAAACGATAAATTTGGCAATCTCACTCATATTGGTATTGGCGGACCGCGGATGCAAAGGCAGGGTTTGAAGCCAATCTTTCCTTTTGATAAATTTGCCGTTATGGGTTTTGTGGAGGTGTTAAAACATCTTTTCTTCTTTTTCAAAGTGCAGCAGAAAATAAGTAAACTGTTTTCTACAGAGAAATTTGACCTTGCTATCCTGGTTGACTATCCGGGTTTGAATTTAAGAATTGCCAAAATGGCAGATGAAATGCGTATTCCGGTGCTATATTTTATCTGTCCTCAATTTTGGGCATGGAAGCATAAAAGGGTCTATCAGCTGAAGGATTCCGTTCGTTATGTGGCTTGCATTCTGCCTTTTGAAGAAGAACTACTTAGAATTCACGATATCAATAGCGTCTATGTAGGCCATCCTATAGCTGAAGAAATAAAGTTTGAGCTTGACCGTGAGTCCTTTGCCCGCTTTTTTGGTATTAATCCTGATAAGAAGTGGATCGGTTTTTTCCCCGGCAGCAGAAATAATGAAATAACTAAAATGCTGCCGGTTTATTTGAAAACTGTGGCAAAGTGGGACACTAACGAATATGAACTACTCTTTTCCAAATCCCGCAGTGTAAATCACCAACTGTATATGAGCTATATTGAAAACTATAAACAGATCAAGCTTATAGATGGCTATAACTATGAAATGATGAAATACTGTGAAGCGCTTATTTGCACTTCCGGAACCGTAACCTTGGAAGCTGCCTACATCGGAACGCCAATGGTTATATGTTATAAATCATCCTGGCTTTCCTATTTGATTGGCAAACACTTTGTCCGCATAAAAAAAATAGGATTGCCTAATATTGTCTTGAATGCCGATATTCTACCTGAACTGGTTCAAAAAGATATGAACCCTGAGAATATCTACAATGCCTGCAAACGGATTTTGGATAATCCGGAAAAAAATGCTGCCATTCGGAAAGAACTTCTTAAATTGAGAGCAATGTTAAGCGATAAGCATCCCTCCATAGAAATGCCTAAAATAATCCATCACCTGTTTGATACCTATGGCTAA
- a CDS encoding small multi-drug export protein translates to MNNLLKKILLTLLIIILSQPLFCNTTADKTVAWLKEKGVAPELIVVIISMIPVIELRGSIPVAILLFNIPWLEAAVLSIIGNMLPIPFILLLIDWFFNLISKVKIGRKFTEWLFTRTRKKSKSIEKYEEIGLAIFVGIPLPGTGGWTGALAANIFGLRFWRSMFCILGGVIIAAVIVTILSLMGTLAL, encoded by the coding sequence TTGAATAACCTGTTAAAAAAGATTCTGCTAACGCTGTTGATAATAATTCTATCACAGCCCCTGTTTTGTAACACAACAGCTGATAAAACAGTTGCCTGGTTGAAAGAGAAAGGTGTTGCACCTGAGTTAATTGTAGTGATAATTTCAATGATTCCAGTAATTGAATTGCGGGGAAGTATTCCTGTAGCTATTCTCCTGTTTAATATTCCCTGGTTGGAAGCAGCAGTTTTATCCATCATTGGCAATATGCTGCCTATCCCCTTCATTTTGTTATTGATTGACTGGTTTTTTAATCTTATCAGTAAAGTGAAGATTGGGCGTAAATTTACTGAATGGTTGTTTACCCGAACCCGAAAGAAAAGTAAATCCATAGAAAAATATGAAGAAATCGGTTTAGCTATATTTGTAGGTATTCCTCTTCCAGGAACCGGGGGTTGGACAGGTGCCTTAGCAGCTAATATATTTGGGTTAAGATTTTGGCGTTCAATGTTTTGTATTCTTGGAGGAGTTATTATTGCTGCGGTAATCGTTACTATCTTATCGTTAATGGGGACTTTAGCTTTATGA